The Vigna unguiculata cultivar IT97K-499-35 chromosome 11, ASM411807v1, whole genome shotgun sequence genomic sequence ATCGATCAATCGGTCTCGCAAACGAACCATTCATTACCTCGTAAGGGACCATTGGTCGATCGGCCCTACGTATGAATTACGCATCGCTATAAAGGACCATCGGTTGCTCGGTCCCACACGAACAACGCTTTAACTTGTAAAGGACAATCGTTTGATTGGCCCCCAAGTCGATCGCGCATCAACCCATAGAGATCCATCGATCGATCAGTCTCCTAGCTGGTTCGCGTAGCGTCTTATATGTGACAATCGGTCGATCGGCTGTATAGATTAATTATTCACTAAGTTGTTAAAATCAAAAGATAACCAGTCTAATCAAGCGGCCATCGGTCGAACGGCCAAATGAGACCAGTCAACTGGATTAATTAACGTTAAACAAGTCAGTAATTTTGATTAGAGGATCATTGGGCCAtgattaagaaaccctaatcaCAGACCCACATtggaaactataaatagggcccaaaggtaggttggtgaggatcttAATTTCGCATTGGAGAAGAAGTTACCGCAGTTGTGAAGAAAGGAGATTTCGAGAAGGAGGGAGTAAAATTGAAGAGGTTCTTAGTAGGCTcttggtccctacacccgaaacatttCTTTTATGGTATTTATATGCATTTACGTGTTGTTTTAAAGATGTATTTAGGATTTAGTGTGCGTGTTTTTGTCGGTTTTTCTTCCAAGTGCATTTTAACTTAATGAATACCTGAATTCTTATACATATCGCTCAATCCATGGAAGATTTTGCTCCCTACGATTGTATTGTTGCTATTAGTAGTTGTAAGGGCAAAAGAGGATACACACTGATCTTGCTCAACTgtgagtgtttttttttcattgcttAGTTTTATCTTGTGAAtgtgttttaattatttctctGTCCCGTGTTGTATAAAGGATCGTAGAaggttttaatttgtttttcttatacgcattttttattttgttttgaatattcgtttatttataaagtaaaagtGAATGAAAATGACTTCCAACTAGTTTTGCTATCGTTGTTGGATAAGGGAGAGTATTTAGCTTTTTTTCGTTGCTTCTTTTCTAAATGGAACCAACCTTTCGCTTGACACTCCTCAGATAATGATAGATAAATTAGAGCGAACAACACAGTTATTCCAGTTTGCTGAAAAGTACAGGGGGTCCTACAACAATGCCTTGAAACCCTTTGTGTGCCCCTTTTACTGCTCTTACTTTGGTTATCAGGTAagctttcaacttttaagggaTGTTCAGTTTAGCAAGAGGATACATACTTATTACTCAAAATTTGTTGGTGAATAATATGGTAGGATGAGCTGTTGTGGGGTGCTGCCTCGCTGCACAAGGCTACCAAGAATCCAATGTACCTAAACTTAAAGTTAATGGCCAGATCCTTGGAGCTGCAGAGTTTGACAACACCTTTGCGTGAGATAACAAGCATTCTGGAGCAAGAATACTTGTTTCCAAGGTTTCTATCCTTCACTGTACTGTAAACAAAACTATAAACATAATGTTTtctaatttatagtttttgttttcctGGTTCAAAGGGTACAATCCCTCCATGACTACAAGGGCCATGCGGACAATTTCGTTTGTTCCATAATTCCTGGGACCTCTTTCTCTTCCACCCAGTATACCCCAGGTGAAGTTCATTTGAGACACCAGTACCAGTACCACTAAGCCTTAGAAACCTTATTGCTACCACACTTATGTATGTGTATGTATGTTATGTCCAATGATAGTGTGTTCAActtctgaagaatttgaaacCAACttctgaagagaaaaagatgtcaggttttacagagggggtttcattggggagaacaacaccaatgagatttgagcctaaccacataagacactgacaccactctcaacccaaaaccttaaggcaatgggtttatgggtctttattcttatatagtgcttgactttctcatttctggtcaatgtgggacttagactcacacttggattcctaacaatctccccctcaagggtgagtcccttcaaccacattggtacactccctcTCCAGCGAAAGCTGCCCAActacgagtactccttttctgcccttttctgtaccacCGTTATTCTTAatgggacacgcttacctggaacccttacctgggactcttgccaggaagactttcgatactaggaccatactggtactgcactcgtctgagccggcattaaccatcggctctgataccacttgtcaggttttacagagggggtttcattggggagaacaacaccaatgagatttgagcctaaccacataagacactgacaccactctcaacccaaaaccttaaggcaatgggtttatgggtctttattcttatatagtgcttgactttttcatttctggtcaatgtgggacttagactcacacttggattcctaacaaaaGATACGTGCCGAGAGCGTTCAAGTTGCTCAACCCTTCCTTATAGGATCAAGGACATGTACATCCAAAGTCTTAACTTaggtattattaattaatctttcaattttcaggatgaatttcttaataaacatttatacaaaatttaagaACATGACCAATTAGGTTTTTTTAGCAGACTAAGCCGAAAGTTGACTGTGATTCTTCATAGgcttgtttttaatttgtttatatgcAATCTGAATTCTGTTGATTTGTTTGTGCAGGATTTTTTCTTTGACAAAATCTATGGAATGCATGGGTTGAAGACTCTTCACTTTTTTCAGTTCATCATTACCCAAGCACAAGtgataaatattagttatttcatattaatattagtataatgTATTTATATTGAAATCTGGCAAGAAAAGTTAATTATTCCTTCTTCATGGAATCAGAATTCAATACTCAGTGTGAGTTGTTTacaattgtttatttaatataagtgTATTTATAACGTCATTATTTCTTACATTTCTTCTTCCTATTATTCAATCACCATTTTGCACAAAACCATCGACATCCCCAACTTTGGTTTTATTGAGCGTACATATATTTTgatagagaagagaaaagaaataaattaatgcATACGGTAAATATATTGTGGTTAGAATATAAACGCATAAAAAGGTATTAAGGTGGAGATTAAGTTAAGTTGTTAATTTGACTAAATAGTTCACTGGAAGGATTAAGCCTTCataaattgttataaacaaGTTTAAAAGAACTTTTTAGCTACAACCACTTGCTAGAGATGAACCAAAGATTTGTTACAACCACTTTGTTAGGGATTAGCTAGAAATTTGCTACAAacattttgctagggattagcgagggatttgctacaaccactttgctagggattagttagggatttgctacaaataATTTGCTAAGGATTAACTAGAGATTTGCTACAATTAATTTGCTAGAGATTGGCTGGAGATTTGTTACAAACATTTTGCTAgagattagctagggattagctacaattAGTTTGCTAAGGATTggctagggatttgctacaaacattttgctagggattagtgAGGGATTTGCTACAACCGTTTTGTTAGGGATTAGCTAGAAATTTGCTACAAatagtttgctagggattagctagagATTTGTTACAAATAGTTTGCtaaggattagctagggatttgctacaaaccGTTTGCTAAGGATTAGCTAAGGATTTGCTACAAAccgtttgctagggattagctatacattagctagggattagctagggagtAGTTCTCTCGCTAATTAGCTACCTATAATTTAGCTAAGGTTTAGTGTCCTCGTTGTTTTCTCACTAATCCTTCGCTAAATCGTTTTGCGAGGGATCTGCGAGGGATTAGTTAGGGATTGTTCCCTCGCAAATCTAGAAATTTGTTGTAGTgttggagatatatcaaagggagtagtaactaaaaatatgtcaaatttatgTATGACTATTGCTGTTGTTTCACAAAGAGAACCCAAAAATGTAGAAGAAGCTCTttaagatgatcaatggtgtatagcaatgcaagaaaagctgaatcaatttgaaagaaatgaagtttgggactcattcctagggatgattcacaccaagtcataggaacaaagtgggtgttcagaaacaagctggatgaagatggaaacatcactgagaacaaagctagacttgtagcaaagggatacagacaagaagaaggtatagattATGATGAGACATATGCTCCAATTTCTAGCTTAGAAGCTATATGTTTACTTCTTGCTTATGCCTCTCTCATGAAATTAAAACTGTATCAGATGGATGTTAAAAGTgctttcttaaatggatttattaaagaaaatgtgtatgttgaacaaccacatGGTTTTGAAGATtataagtttcctaatcacatttataaattgaagaaagcattgtatagattaaaacaagcacctagatcttggtatgaacaattaagtacatttttgttagaaaataattttgaaagaggtaaaattaatttaaccttttttattgAAAGTGTAGATAAGCATATTTTACTAGTCCAAATTAATGTAGATAACATAATATTTGGATCTACTGATAATTCTCTATGTAAGGGCCTTGCAAGTataatgcagggagaatttgaaatgtcaaggataggagaattgacattctttttgggtctacaaattaagcaaatggaaaatggaaccttcatttctcaatctaagttctataaagaagtacttaagaaatttggaatagATACTactaaggaagcaagtactctTATGGGAACCTCTTGCTAtttagacaaagatgaatcaggaacagaggtaaatcaaactatgtttagaggcatgataggttctttgttgtatcttactgcaagtagaCCTGATATTATGTaatctgtatgtgtgtgtgctcgttttcaagccaatccaaaagaatcacatcttactaCTGTGAAAAGagtcttaaaatatttagttttaattaatcgtaaggtacccagttttgTACTAGTGTGTTaaattggtacccgcttttaaaaaagtgtcaattgcatcccaacttttgaaaattgcttcaattaggtccctttcagacagagttgactaacgtcgttagtcaacgtgccacgtgtcaatctgtggtttttttgatttttttttaaaaaatttattttttttaattttttaatttttttttaaatttttttttaaaaaaaaattaaaaatgccacgtgtcaagtccctgtgtgtgacacgtggcattgtcagtgccacgtggcattgtaatgccacgtgtcagtgtcactattagatgtcattgtatgtctttttgtttcaatttagtatttaagtatgtgtatctgattcaattttgtcccaatttttttttaataattaaaaaatttttgtaatccattttttataagattaaaaataattaagtataaatatttttacaaaattaaatactaatatttataatgtttttctcaatttcagaccaaatttattatttgtatgaatgttatgctatattttttttattaaaaatgacttaataaaatgacttttaccactaaagtttaatataaatatcaaatacttaatttttttaaaacttttatacttaattacttttaattttattaaaaaatattttaattattaaaaattattaggtcaaaattgaatcaaatacacataagtaggtactaaattgaaacgaaaaaacataaatggggactaaatcgaaatcatcacaatgacatctgatagtgacactgacacgtggcattacaatgccacgtggcactgacaatgccacgtggcactgacaatgccacgtgtcacacacagggacttgacacgtggcatttttaatttttttttaaaatttaaaaaaaattaaaaattaaaaaaaaattaatttttttaaaaaaataaaaaaaaaccacagattgacacgtggcacgttgactaacgacgttagtcaactctgtctgaaaggtacctaattgaagcaattttcaaaagttgggatgcaattgacacttttttaaaagcgggtaccaatttgacacagtagtaccaaactgggtaccttacgattaattaaaccaaatatttaaaaggaacTGCATGCTTTGGACTTTGGTACCCTTCAGGAGCATCTCCTAGtttgataggctattcagaCGCTGATTATGAtggttgtaaaatagatagaaaaagtactagtggtacttgtcacctcttaggaagttcattagtttcttggcactctaagaaacaagcttgtgtggctttgtcaactatAGAGGCTGAATACATAGTAGCTAGAAactgttgtgctcaaattctttggataaaacaacaattagaagactataatatttttctaaatcatatacctctgaaatgtgataataccagTGTTAATAACTTAACCAAACatcccataatgcactctaggacaaagcacattgaaataagACACCACTTCTTAAGAGATCACATAAGTAAAGGGAACTGTGAGATAGAATAtgtagatacaaagcatcaattagctgatatctttACCAAACCATTAactaaagatagattttatgaactaagaagagtcttaggcatattagagatctcttaaaAGTGCCAAAACTCAATTTCCTTCAAAAATTCGAAAAACAACGTCAacaatcgattatcactatcaataatcgattatcagcctcccttaaaaattccaaaccattatggaataatcgattattggatgtaataatcgattatcattaatTCTAAGCCAAGTTTCAAAACAACTCTGGAATAATCCATTATCAGTTCGTCAGGATTCATGTTTTACACAGCTTTTtgaaacaataatcgattattactttcagataattgattattacacGTCATTGGaccaaattatttcaaaaactaGCCGTTGTAACGGCTATATTTGCATTAAACTCCGTGTATATGGCCGTTGGAGACAGTTCTCTATAAATGCAAGCCATTTTGGTCGCTGGTACACTCTTTTCTCACCTCACAAACTCAAGAACCACCCATTTTCTCAAAAACTTCCAAGCTTCCTTCTCCTCCAAATTGAACAATGGTTGAAGCTTCTCGTAGAAAGCTTGCATCTCATGCCACTCAACCCTCAACTGCACCTAGGACTGCATCCATTGAAGGCTAGATTTCAGATGAAGAAAGGAGATCTGAATTCATCACTTTATGGGAAGACAAGCCTCTTATCACTACAA encodes the following:
- the LOC114170735 gene encoding endoglucanase 17-like, with the protein product MIDKLERTTQLFQFAEKYRGSYNNALKPFVCPFYCSYFGYQDELLWGAASLHKATKNPMYLNLKLMARSLELQSLTTPLREITSILEQEYLFPRVQSLHDYKGHADNFVCSIIPGTSFSSTQYTPGEVHLRHQYQYH